The Bacteroides acidifaciens genome includes a region encoding these proteins:
- a CDS encoding glycosyltransferase family 2 protein, whose product MTKVSIIVPIYNVESFLDECIQSVLNQTYKDLEIILVDDGSPDRCPVMCDEYAKYDSRIKVIHQMNGGLSAARNSGMKIATGEYLYFLDSDDKIYPYTIETMVDRIIENPNVDVVVASVINQNGSPLCYYDNKSYPIYSDNKEWIHEKFCKWEIGLTAWNKLYRRVWLENNHISFPEGYIHEDVYWSFYVQKHINSIAFVEKNCYWYRLSNDKSITNEIDRTKSCIAHLHIIELIERNIIDDLEVEFLKPISSYKFWSVYYPLSKNKKLVKDTCRSIYKNIKHRNPSSLFLKEFSIITAPHWMVSNWCFYLYRAYKKLLKILMITK is encoded by the coding sequence ATGACTAAGGTTTCAATTATTGTTCCTATATATAATGTAGAGAGTTTTCTTGATGAGTGTATTCAGTCTGTTTTAAATCAGACATATAAGGATTTGGAAATTATTTTAGTAGATGATGGATCGCCGGATAGATGCCCTGTTATGTGTGATGAATATGCAAAATATGATTCTCGTATTAAGGTGATTCATCAAATGAATGGTGGTCTTTCTGCTGCTCGTAACAGTGGAATGAAGATTGCTACGGGTGAATATCTTTATTTTCTCGATTCGGACGATAAAATATACCCATATACTATAGAAACCATGGTTGATAGGATTATTGAAAACCCCAATGTGGATGTTGTAGTAGCTTCGGTTATTAATCAAAATGGAAGTCCATTGTGCTATTATGACAATAAATCGTATCCTATCTATAGTGATAATAAAGAATGGATTCATGAGAAATTTTGCAAATGGGAAATTGGTTTAACTGCTTGGAATAAATTGTATAGAAGAGTTTGGTTAGAGAATAATCATATTTCCTTTCCAGAGGGATATATTCATGAAGATGTGTATTGGTCTTTTTATGTACAAAAGCATATTAATTCTATTGCTTTTGTGGAAAAAAATTGCTATTGGTATAGATTAAGTAATGATAAATCTATTACAAATGAAATAGATAGGACTAAATCTTGTATTGCTCATTTGCATATAATAGAGCTGATTGAGAGGAATATTATTGATGACTTGGAAGTTGAGTTCCTCAAACCAATTTCGTCCTATAAATTTTGGTCTGTCTATTATCCTTTGAGTAAAAATAAGAAACTCGTAAAAGACACATGTAGGAGCATATATAAGAATATTAAGCACCGTAACCCATCGTCATTGTTTTTAAAAGAATTTTCTATAATAACAGCACCTCACTGGATGGTTTCAAATTGGTGCTTTTATTTATATCGTGCGTATAAGAAGCTTTTGAAAATACTTATGATTACTAAATAA
- a CDS encoding glycosyltransferase family A protein: MKGLTIFTPTYNRVYILPQLYGSLCRQTSKNFVWLIVDDGSTDNTEVLVNSWISESKIAIEYYKQANGGKMRAHNWGVQLCKTPLFTCVDSDDYLTDDAVEHIICFWENNNCEGEHLAGFIGYKSMVFQSNDEPKITCRFPSIRRGKSRELYRKYGFVGDTAMIFDTDVIKKYPFPVVDGEKFITEAAAYVLIDSHYDFLYCDESFQICEYQQDGYTVNSGSLYLKYPKGWAMYYNILCGLGKSEYSLKEQLRNLTYYIVFSKIGNLKDVFRHSNDKSLKYLIAWCLVPYYKYKLLKKLRK, encoded by the coding sequence ATGAAAGGATTGACTATTTTTACTCCTACATATAATAGAGTGTATATATTACCTCAACTTTATGGTAGTTTGTGCAGGCAAACCTCTAAGAATTTTGTTTGGCTTATCGTAGATGATGGTTCAACTGATAATACAGAGGTTTTAGTTAATAGTTGGATTTCTGAGTCAAAAATAGCTATTGAATATTATAAGCAAGCGAATGGAGGTAAAATGCGGGCCCATAATTGGGGTGTTCAATTGTGCAAAACACCTCTATTTACTTGTGTGGATAGTGATGACTATTTGACTGACGATGCTGTTGAGCATATTATATGTTTCTGGGAAAATAATAATTGTGAAGGTGAACATCTTGCAGGTTTTATAGGATATAAATCTATGGTTTTTCAGTCCAATGATGAGCCTAAAATAACATGTAGATTTCCTTCTATCAGACGAGGTAAATCGAGAGAGCTTTATCGGAAATATGGATTCGTAGGAGATACCGCAATGATATTTGATACTGATGTAATCAAAAAATATCCATTCCCTGTGGTTGATGGGGAGAAGTTTATCACAGAAGCTGCTGCTTATGTACTGATTGATAGTCATTATGATTTTCTTTATTGTGATGAAAGTTTTCAAATATGTGAGTATCAGCAAGATGGTTATACTGTTAATTCAGGATCGTTGTATTTGAAATATCCTAAAGGTTGGGCTATGTATTATAATATTTTGTGTGGTCTTGGAAAGTCAGAATATTCGTTGAAGGAGCAATTGCGTAATCTTACATATTATATCGTGTTTTCAAAAATAGGAAATCTAAAAGATGTTTTTCGTCATTCGAACGATAAGTCGCTTAAATATCTTATAGCATGGTGTCTGGTACCCTATTATAAATATAAACTATTAAAAAAGCTCAGAAAGTGA
- the wecB gene encoding non-hydrolyzing UDP-N-acetylglucosamine 2-epimerase → MKKVMLVFGTRPEAIKMAPLVKEFQKDVDNFKTIVCVTGQHREMLDQVLQIFGIKPNYDLNIMKQGQDLYDVTTRVLVGMRDVLKECQPDVVLVHGDTTTSTAAALAAFYQQIPVGHVEAGLRTYNIYSPWPEEMNRQITGRIATFNFSPTPLSKENLLKEGVSEDKITVTGNTVIDALYWVVDKIKNDETLNSDLASTLEKAGYDTGRLTNGKKLVLVTGHRRENFGDGFIHMCEAIKELTLKYPNVDFVYPMHLNPNVRRSIHEVFGEELCNLGNMFFIEPLEYLSFVYLMEKANIVLTDSGGIQEEAPSLGKPVLVMRDTTERPEALENGTVHLVGTNYNKIVQEVSTLLDDAVAYEKMSKAVNPYGDGLACKRICNALK, encoded by the coding sequence ATGAAGAAAGTAATGTTAGTCTTCGGAACTCGTCCCGAAGCAATCAAGATGGCTCCACTTGTAAAGGAGTTCCAAAAGGATGTTGATAATTTCAAAACAATAGTTTGCGTAACAGGACAACATCGTGAAATGCTTGATCAAGTGCTTCAAATCTTTGGTATTAAGCCTAACTATGATTTAAACATTATGAAGCAGGGACAAGACCTCTATGATGTCACTACTCGTGTACTTGTAGGTATGCGTGATGTATTGAAAGAATGTCAGCCTGATGTTGTGTTAGTACATGGTGACACTACAACGTCTACAGCTGCCGCCCTTGCTGCATTTTACCAACAGATTCCTGTTGGGCATGTTGAGGCTGGACTGCGCACTTATAATATTTATAGCCCATGGCCCGAAGAGATGAATCGGCAAATAACGGGTCGAATTGCAACTTTCAATTTTTCACCAACACCATTATCAAAGGAAAACTTATTGAAGGAAGGAGTTTCTGAAGATAAAATAACTGTAACAGGCAACACTGTTATCGATGCACTTTATTGGGTGGTTGACAAAATTAAAAATGATGAAACCCTTAATTCTGATCTAGCGAGTACTTTGGAAAAAGCAGGTTACGACACAGGAAGACTTACTAATGGAAAGAAACTTGTGTTAGTGACTGGGCATAGAAGGGAAAATTTTGGGGATGGTTTTATACATATGTGTGAAGCTATCAAGGAGCTAACTCTCAAATATCCTAATGTGGACTTTGTTTATCCTATGCATCTTAATCCTAATGTTCGTAGGTCTATTCACGAAGTGTTCGGAGAGGAACTTTGCAATCTTGGAAATATGTTCTTCATAGAACCATTGGAGTATTTGAGTTTTGTATACTTGATGGAAAAGGCGAATATCGTATTGACAGATAGCGGTGGTATACAAGAAGAAGCCCCAAGTCTTGGCAAGCCTGTTTTAGTAATGCGAGATACAACAGAACGTCCAGAAGCACTTGAGAATGGAACAGTACATCTTGTTGGAACAAACTATAATAAAATTGTGCAGGAAGTATCAACTCTTCTTGATGATGCTGTCGCTTATGAAAAGATGAGTAAAGCTGTCAATCCTTATGGTGATGGATTGGCTTGTAAGAGAATATGTAATGCTTTAAAATAA
- a CDS encoding glycosyltransferase family 32 protein gives MIPKVIHYCWFGRNPLPADAKVYIESWKKYCPDYVIKEWNEDNFDLDLFPYAREAYDNRRFAFVTDIVRLYALYNEGGIYMDTDVEVLKSLDPYLSHHAFSGFENETRVPTGIMASEKGGQWVKDNLDYYKNRHFVCKDGSLDLTTNVETITSIMLQHGLVLNNKYQNIPDYFTIYPNDYFCPKSLEDGKIYLTNNSTTIHHFAGSWLTPYEKFKERMAKMMGSKLRTIILSIKHRL, from the coding sequence ATGATACCTAAAGTAATTCATTATTGTTGGTTTGGTCGTAATCCATTGCCAGCTGATGCTAAGGTTTATATCGAATCGTGGAAAAAATATTGCCCAGACTATGTGATTAAAGAATGGAACGAGGATAATTTTGATTTGGATTTGTTCCCATATGCAAGAGAGGCCTATGATAATCGTCGATTTGCGTTTGTTACAGATATTGTCCGACTGTATGCGCTTTACAACGAAGGTGGAATCTACATGGACACAGATGTTGAAGTACTAAAATCTCTGGACCCTTATCTTTCTCATCATGCATTTTCCGGTTTTGAAAATGAAACTCGTGTTCCGACAGGTATAATGGCAAGTGAAAAAGGTGGCCAATGGGTAAAAGATAATCTCGATTATTACAAAAATCGACATTTCGTATGCAAAGATGGTTCTTTGGATTTGACTACAAATGTAGAGACGATAACAAGTATTATGTTACAGCATGGTTTGGTTCTAAACAATAAGTATCAAAATATACCTGATTACTTTACGATCTACCCGAATGATTATTTTTGTCCAAAGTCTTTGGAAGATGGAAAAATTTATTTAACTAACAATAGTACAACCATACATCATTTTGCTGGAAGTTGGTTAACTCCTTATGAAAAATTTAAAGAACGCATGGCGAAAATGATGGGAAGTAAGTTAAGAACTATAATTCTATCTATTAAACATCGTTTATGA
- a CDS encoding acyltransferase family protein, with protein sequence MKDRVVWVDWAKALGIYFVVLGHYILPNAEVRGYIYMFHMPLFFFLSGLLTSDKSLNMSFGGFVKIKAKRLIVPYYLFSVLCFVWYIIKLKAGGGLDIFNTTVPIFVNSFLCGDSPMSCGPAWFLWSLFFCNICVYAYKRYPVVMLILLSTLGVINLPIYLALHTVPCALLFFAVGFIGKDKIINAADYIVSKKVIAFIVSVVCLVLVLVGYRLIGNMDMVADQYTSYPVFSLIFAFIGIFGVISLCILIAKQSSFIESISRSTLVIMCLHTELLWFIQLHVYNIFSNWFVVLISAFAIVVVLTAITPFIRKYVPILMGGR encoded by the coding sequence ATGAAGGATAGAGTAGTATGGGTAGATTGGGCTAAAGCCTTAGGTATATACTTTGTTGTGTTAGGACATTATATTTTGCCCAATGCTGAAGTAAGAGGGTATATCTATATGTTTCATATGCCTTTGTTTTTCTTTCTCAGTGGACTCCTAACTAGTGATAAGTCGTTGAACATGTCATTTGGTGGATTCGTTAAGATAAAGGCTAAAAGATTAATTGTACCTTATTATTTATTTTCAGTCTTGTGCTTCGTTTGGTATATTATTAAATTGAAAGCGGGTGGTGGTTTAGATATATTTAATACTACCGTCCCCATTTTTGTTAATTCTTTTCTTTGTGGTGATTCTCCTATGTCTTGTGGACCAGCATGGTTTTTGTGGTCGCTTTTTTTCTGCAATATTTGTGTATATGCCTATAAAAGGTATCCTGTAGTTATGTTGATTCTGTTATCTACATTGGGCGTGATTAACTTACCTATTTATTTGGCTTTACACACAGTGCCTTGCGCTCTATTGTTCTTTGCGGTGGGCTTTATAGGAAAAGATAAAATTATAAATGCTGCGGATTACATTGTAAGCAAGAAGGTGATTGCTTTTATAGTCTCTGTAGTATGTTTAGTGCTGGTGTTGGTGGGCTACCGACTTATAGGTAATATGGATATGGTAGCTGATCAGTATACTAGTTATCCAGTATTCAGTTTGATATTTGCTTTTATTGGTATCTTTGGTGTGATTTCTTTATGTATCTTGATTGCAAAACAAAGCTCGTTTATTGAGAGTATTTCGCGTTCAACTTTAGTGATTATGTGTTTGCATACTGAATTGTTATGGTTTATTCAATTGCATGTTTATAATATATTCTCTAATTGGTTTGTTGTTTTGATATCAGCATTTGCTATTGTTGTAGTATTAACAGCTATAACACCTTTCATTAGAAAATATGTTCCTATATTGATGGGAGGAAGATAA
- a CDS encoding glycosyltransferase: MKIELSIIVPVYNVEQYLLRCLESLFVQGMDESEFEVVVINDGSLDNSLNIAENFAGQHTNVKVITRTNGGLSAARNTGLEHSEGQYIWFVDSDDFIEPNTVKPLLDYAIANELDALCFNLQLYFDEGRIEAYNNPSTIDGKILSGEQYLVSQPMPPAAVLAFYKREQLIKYDLRFKVGILHEDQEFTPRAYCLSQRISYVDKAIYNYYQREGSIMKSGRNDKRVTSFLTICDSLYDFCLANVGDNSVAYNYFMKQIAFVYSQALAFWDINSVVTLDELKSKPYYPLTKASGLNMKELFKISLMNLSILLYKSITKFI, from the coding sequence ATGAAAATAGAGTTAAGTATAATCGTACCTGTTTACAATGTTGAGCAATATTTATTACGATGCTTGGAGTCATTATTTGTCCAGGGAATGGATGAGAGTGAATTCGAGGTCGTAGTCATAAATGACGGTAGTCTTGATAATTCACTGAATATAGCTGAGAATTTTGCAGGTCAGCATACAAATGTCAAGGTAATAACTAGAACGAATGGGGGGTTGAGTGCTGCACGTAATACTGGTTTAGAACATTCTGAAGGACAATATATTTGGTTTGTAGATAGTGATGATTTCATTGAACCCAATACAGTCAAGCCTCTCTTAGATTATGCCATTGCTAACGAATTGGATGCATTATGCTTTAATCTACAATTATATTTTGATGAAGGAAGGATAGAAGCTTATAATAATCCTTCTACAATTGACGGTAAAATATTGAGTGGTGAGCAATATCTTGTATCACAGCCAATGCCGCCAGCTGCTGTTTTGGCATTTTATAAACGTGAACAACTAATTAAGTATGATTTACGATTTAAGGTTGGTATTTTGCATGAGGATCAAGAGTTCACTCCCAGAGCTTATTGCTTGTCTCAAAGAATATCTTATGTAGATAAGGCTATTTACAATTACTATCAACGAGAAGGTTCTATTATGAAATCGGGTAGGAATGATAAAAGAGTGACTAGTTTTCTTACTATTTGTGATTCATTATACGATTTTTGTTTGGCCAATGTGGGTGATAATTCCGTTGCTTACAACTATTTTATGAAACAAATTGCTTTTGTCTATTCACAGGCTTTGGCTTTTTGGGATATTAATTCAGTTGTTACTTTAGATGAACTAAAATCTAAACCGTATTATCCATTGACAAAGGCATCAGGTTTAAATATGAAGGAATTATTTAAGATTAGTCTGATGAATCTTTCAATACTCTTATATAAATCTATCACTAAATTTATTTGA
- a CDS encoding acyltransferase, whose product MSSFKLYLVHFIFVLLPETRCFGLKRVLLRFCGAKIGRNVRINSSAVFSGSGTLEIGDNTWIGPKCFIYTSSNIKIGSDVNMAPCCVVLNGSHIIDFDGPSIAGDGITEDVVIADGCWICTGATLLGSSVIGRKSIVAACSCTKGEYPDYSLIKGLVAKAIPLSRK is encoded by the coding sequence ATGAGTAGTTTTAAACTTTATTTGGTTCACTTTATCTTTGTTCTTTTGCCAGAAACTAGGTGCTTTGGCTTAAAACGTGTGTTACTCCGTTTTTGTGGGGCTAAAATCGGGCGAAATGTGCGTATTAACTCTAGTGCGGTATTTTCAGGTTCTGGCACATTAGAAATTGGTGATAACACTTGGATTGGCCCTAAATGTTTTATTTATACCTCTTCCAATATTAAGATAGGTTCAGATGTAAATATGGCTCCTTGTTGTGTTGTATTAAATGGAAGTCATATTATTGATTTTGATGGTCCATCTATTGCTGGAGATGGCATAACAGAAGATGTTGTTATAGCTGATGGTTGTTGGATTTGTACGGGAGCTACTCTGTTGGGTTCTTCAGTTATAGGACGTAAGTCTATTGTCGCTGCATGCAGTTGCACTAAAGGGGAATATCCAGATTATAGCTTAATTAAAGGGTTGGTTGCCAAAGCTATACCATTGAGCAGAAAATGA
- a CDS encoding O-antigen ligase family protein, with amino-acid sequence MSKYLSFLTHLPVFSEVNAPKSCSYLAWLFAVVAVSTVSGFLFFPTSMLYFATCTLCLLYILKEGRIQCNSNFILLYVAFGISALMASTPLFNSQIRFGLFVMITLVCSPCIQSDIAVKFRTLACRNLLILFGIMSIASFFCYFLGINFMPLHISRADLVNVVDGQAGTFSGLFVHSMLMGPLAALTSLLFFHAYLYNKKLIYIILFLIGALATFLSASRGAVMSLVLPIVYSLLFSNKARGKVTWLLIVSSILAIPVADRVTTGLIEKQQGNLNAGSTFSSRQSKWDNRWDEFNSYPLLGVGFGAVDPKYTDDYNENGGIEPGSSHLSVLSMTGLLGFIPYLLIILSAYNVIRRKKRDVVAGFRLSMLLSCMLYAIVEGHALFAGGFLFLMFWISIAQCSDYVYLLKRCC; translated from the coding sequence ATGAGTAAGTACCTGTCTTTTTTGACACATTTGCCTGTGTTTTCGGAAGTGAATGCTCCTAAAAGTTGTAGCTATTTGGCATGGTTATTCGCGGTAGTAGCTGTAAGTACTGTTTCTGGCTTCTTATTTTTCCCCACAAGTATGCTATATTTTGCTACTTGTACGTTATGTCTTCTCTATATATTGAAGGAAGGGCGAATTCAATGTAATAGTAATTTTATTTTGTTATATGTGGCTTTTGGAATTAGTGCTTTGATGGCGAGCACTCCCTTGTTTAACTCTCAAATACGATTTGGATTGTTTGTAATGATTACATTAGTGTGTTCACCATGCATTCAATCCGATATTGCAGTTAAGTTTAGGACTTTAGCTTGTAGAAATTTATTAATTTTATTTGGAATAATGTCCATAGCCTCTTTCTTTTGCTATTTTTTAGGAATCAATTTTATGCCTTTGCATATTAGTAGAGCTGACCTTGTCAATGTTGTGGATGGACAAGCTGGTACTTTTAGTGGACTGTTTGTCCATTCCATGTTGATGGGACCTTTGGCCGCATTGACATCGTTGCTTTTTTTTCATGCATATCTATATAATAAAAAACTAATATATATTATTCTCTTTTTGATAGGAGCTTTGGCTACTTTCCTTTCTGCCAGTCGCGGGGCTGTGATGTCTTTGGTTCTTCCTATTGTCTATTCTTTGTTGTTTTCAAATAAAGCAAGGGGAAAAGTAACTTGGCTTTTAATCGTTTCTTCTATATTGGCTATACCTGTTGCTGACAGAGTAACTACAGGACTCATTGAAAAACAGCAGGGAAATTTAAATGCTGGCAGTACATTTAGTAGTCGTCAAAGTAAGTGGGATAATCGTTGGGATGAGTTCAATTCCTATCCTCTCTTGGGAGTAGGCTTTGGTGCTGTAGACCCTAAATATACAGATGATTACAATGAAAATGGCGGTATAGAACCAGGTTCTTCTCATCTTTCAGTTTTGTCTATGACTGGATTATTAGGCTTTATCCCATACTTATTGATTATTTTGTCTGCATATAATGTAATAAGGAGAAAAAAAAGAGATGTTGTCGCTGGTTTTAGATTATCGATGTTGCTGTCTTGTATGTTATACGCTATTGTAGAAGGTCATGCTTTATTTGCTGGTGGTTTCTTGTTTCTTATGTTTTGGATATCTATAGCTCAATGTAGTGACTATGTGTATCTGTTGAAGAGGTGTTGTTAA
- a CDS encoding glycosyltransferase produces MTIAFATVALNIHQVGVADQLYKLSNGQFWFIETNVPNEENNKGGDADYSKRPYLIKSYESKENYHKALQIIHDADVFVYGSCPIKYFKERVKTGKLTFLYSERWFKRGWVNVFSPRLIKQMLFYHLHCHRKPVYLLGSGGYAANDFHKMLAFRGMSYKWGYFTTVPDLDIESVMQQKRNQITKILWVARFIPLKHAERMVELAAKLKVAGAKFSITMIGTGPEEESIKQMAIHQGLSDCMTFLGALPNSEVMIIMKNHHIFCFTSNRLEGWGAVVNESMGCGCCPVISIDTGAAPYLIKEGVNGFTFDLSKEDDLFDKVYWLLQHPNDREQMSINAYRTIHDVWSPANAAANFCKLAQSLLADKTIQISDGPGSIA; encoded by the coding sequence ATGACTATAGCATTTGCCACAGTCGCATTAAATATTCATCAAGTTGGAGTGGCTGATCAACTCTATAAATTATCTAATGGGCAGTTTTGGTTCATTGAGACTAATGTTCCTAATGAAGAAAATAATAAGGGGGGGGATGCGGATTATTCTAAGCGACCTTATCTAATAAAGTCTTATGAGAGTAAAGAAAATTATCATAAAGCGTTACAGATAATACATGATGCTGATGTATTTGTTTATGGTTCTTGTCCTATAAAATATTTTAAAGAGCGGGTAAAAACGGGTAAACTAACATTTTTATATAGTGAACGTTGGTTTAAGCGCGGTTGGGTAAATGTGTTCTCTCCTCGTTTAATCAAACAAATGTTGTTTTATCATCTGCATTGTCATAGAAAACCGGTATATTTATTGGGATCAGGAGGCTATGCGGCTAATGATTTCCATAAGATGTTGGCTTTTCGTGGTATGAGTTATAAGTGGGGATACTTTACAACTGTGCCAGATTTAGACATTGAATCAGTTATGCAGCAGAAGCGTAATCAGATTACGAAGATTTTGTGGGTGGCTCGTTTTATTCCTTTAAAGCATGCTGAACGTATGGTTGAATTGGCAGCTAAACTTAAAGTAGCAGGTGCGAAATTCAGTATTACTATGATTGGTACGGGACCTGAAGAAGAAAGTATAAAGCAGATGGCGATTCATCAAGGTCTGTCTGACTGTATGACTTTCTTAGGAGCATTACCTAATAGTGAAGTAATGATAATTATGAAAAATCATCATATTTTTTGTTTTACGAGCAATAGACTTGAAGGGTGGGGGGCTGTAGTGAATGAATCGATGGGATGTGGGTGCTGTCCCGTGATATCTATTGATACAGGTGCTGCGCCTTATTTAATTAAAGAAGGAGTGAATGGCTTTACTTTTGATTTGTCAAAGGAAGATGATCTGTTTGATAAAGTTTATTGGTTATTACAGCATCCTAATGATCGTGAGCAAATGAGTATTAATGCCTATCGAACCATTCATGATGTGTGGAGCCCCGCTAATGCTGCAGCTAATTTTTGTAAGCTCGCTCAATCGCTTTTGGCAGATAAGACCATTCAAATTAGCGATGGTCCTGGGTCTATTGCATAA